From a single Arachis hypogaea cultivar Tifrunner chromosome 3, arahy.Tifrunner.gnm2.J5K5, whole genome shotgun sequence genomic region:
- the LOC112789966 gene encoding chitin-inducible gibberellin-responsive protein 1-like, with product MDSSHLLGYSVTNSSLLSKSSFPTTPPLSHLLLGPLNEAVNSPNLSLSTHFNSDTDSALNDSQQLVEVTRAEKRHKSMEEASLQSIPSSTLKQLLILCAKAMSENKMKDFDQLIDKARSAVSISGEPIQRLGAYLLEGLVARKEKSGNNIYHALRCKQPAGTELLSYMQMLYEICPYFKFGYMAANGAIAEACRNEDRIHIIDFQIAQGTQWTTLLQALAARPSGAPHVRITGIDDPVSKYARGEELEAVGESLSKISKKFDIEVEFHGIPVFAPDVTRDMLDVRPGEALAVNFPLQLHHTADESVDVTNPRDGLLRLVKSLSPKVTTLVEQESNTNTTHFFNRFIETLDYYLAMFESIDVALPRTSKERINVEQHCLARDIVNIVSCEGKERVERHELFGKWRSRFTMAGFVQYPLSSYVNSIIRNLLNRYSENYSLVEKDGAMLLAWKNRNLISASAWY from the coding sequence ATGGATTCATCACATCTTCTCGGTTACAGTGTGACTAATTCTAGCTTACTCAGCAAATCATCTTTTCCAACTACACCTCCGTTATCCCACCTGCTACTTGGACCTTTGAATGAAGCAGTAAACTCACCTAATTTGTCTCTTTCTACTCACTTCAACTCTGATACTGATTCTGCATTGAATGATAGTCAGCAGTTAGTTGAAGTTACGCGTGCAGAGAAACGTCACAAATCAATGGAGGAAGCGTCGCTACAGAGCATTCCATCGAGCACTTTGAAACAATTGCTCATTTTATGCGCCAAAGCAATGTCTGAAAACAAGATGAAAGATTTTGATCAATTGATAGACAAGGCTAGAAGTGCTGTGTCTATCAGCGGGGAGCCAATTCAGCGGCTCGGTGCTTATTTATTGGAAGGGCTTGTTGCAAGGAAGGAGAAATCGGGTAACAACATCTATCATGCTCTTAGGTGCAAGCAGCCTGCAGGTACAGAGTTACTATCATACATGCAGATGTTATATGAAATTTGTCCATACTTCAAGTTTGGTTACATGGCTGCCAATGGAGCTATTGCTGAAGCATGCCGAAATGAGGATCGAATTCACATCATAGATTTTCAGATTGCACAGGGAACTCAATGGACGACTCTCCTTCAAGCTCTTGCAGCAAGGCCTAGTGGGGCTCCACATGTGCGGATCACCGGGATTGATGATCCTGTTTCTAAATATGCTCGAGGAGAGGAATTGGAGGCAGTTGGTGAAAGTTTGTCGAAAATATCTAAGAAATTTGACATTGAGGTTGAGTTTCATGGAATTCCTGTCTTTGCCCCAGATGTAACCAGGGATATGCTTGATGTCCGGCCTGGAGAGGCCTTGGCCGTTAACTTTCCTCTTCAACTCCATCATACGGCCGATGAGAGTGTCGATGTGACTAATCCAAGGGACGGACTTCTGAGATTGGTTAAGTCTCTTTCTCCTAAGGTAACCACATTGGTGGAGCAGGAATCGAACACAAACACGACGCATTTCTTCAACAGGTTCATAGAAACACTTGATTACTACTTGGCCATGTTCGAGTCCATCGATGTTGCCCTCCCAAGAACGAGCAAGGAGCGGATCAACGTGGAACAACATTGTTTAGCTCGAGATATTGTGAACATTGTTTCTTGTGAAGGGAAGGAAAGGGTGGAGCGGCATGAACTGTTTGGTAAGTGGAGGTCCAGGTTCACAATGGCAGGTTTTGTTCAATATCCTTTGAGCTCTTATGTGAATTCCATTATAAGAAACCTCTTGAATCGCTATTCGGAGAATTATAGTCTGGTGGAGAAGGATGGAGCCATGCTGTTGGCATGGAAGAACAGAAATTTGATATCAGCTTCAGCCTGGTATTAA